In Hippoglossus stenolepis isolate QCI-W04-F060 chromosome 13, HSTE1.2, whole genome shotgun sequence, a single genomic region encodes these proteins:
- the si:ch211-67e16.11 gene encoding uncharacterized protein si:ch211-67e16.11 — MRLLLLLAAPLSILSLHVSVTASTGSVMVPDRLEHWVHSGLQSLQWDQLDRCLRMSSLSEAECRQLAHLPLSAVAVYVSEPRTTAGSSDKVVAILPDSSGGTVSSKPRGGFGVSQMPNGGDGPYRHQQPFPGSMAHDAVLVLDPRPGENFGHPVVLFYLDVNMTKKRCAHLDGIYLGEECLTLALKGRCQNQLKRRQAGPERLMGNGHSRLAGGARISTTGGGRLVERTVGGLCEVHFLPLVVGVGDSNRTQRLRCVDHTEFARCPQPLPMGSPSLPVSSCELNKNTRRCHQQPLATHLSCRLYQTCDHAVLISGGWQQQMTFQHHVENLQGFYKMLRNNGFHKDHIKTFFASSGQLPEDIEGVYSATEKAVIRNHVSYVCRKQHCADTLVLYLNSPTRNDGTMLLWDANLNGIADLKERYSVNELLADLAGCRATRVLLFVDQSYSGVLSKRLRGSQKHLNVVLIPKQPRQTHNHHNQRVNMGSEDGSWSYIHPANCLLDHLGKAAGISHLLEPWAGLLNVTLAGAPCNATPPLTDGEMRREYQGCQNLPTALWHQKHRRTN; from the exons ATGaggctcctgctgcttctcGCTGCTCCGCTCAGCATCCTCAGCCTCCATGTTTCCGTCACGGCCTCCACAGGCAGCGTGATGGTCCCGGACCGGCTGGAGCACTGGGTCCACTCCGGTCTCCAGTCTCTGCAGTGGGACCAGCTGGACCGGTGCCTCCGCATGTCCTCACTCTCCGAGGCAGAGTGCAGGCAGCTCGCCCACCTCCCGCTGTCTGCCGTGGCCGTTTACGTGTCGGAGCCACGCACCACCGCAG GTTCCTCAGACAAAGTTGTGGCCATCCTGCCGGACTCCTCAGGTGGGACAGTGAGCTCCAAACCTCGGGGAGGTTTCGGGGTCAGCCAGATGCCGAATGGAGGGGACGGTCCCTACAGACACCAGCAGCCTTTTCCTGGATCCATGGCCCACGATGCCGTCCTGGTGCTGGATCCGAGGCCCGGGGAAAACTTTGGACATCCTGTGGTCCTCTTCTACTTGGACGTGAACATGACAAAGAAGAGATGTGCCCACCTGGACGGCATTTACCTGG GTGAGGAGTGCTTGACTCTGGCTCTGAAGGGTCGTTGTCAGAACCAGCTGAAGCGTCGGCAAGCCGGGCCAGAGAGGCTCATGGGTAACGGACACAGCCGGCTGGCAGGTGGGGCCCGTATCAGCACCACTGGTGGCGGCCGGCTGGTAGAGCGGACCGTCGGAGGGCTCTGCGAAGTCCACTTCCTGCCGCTGGTTGTCGGGGTCGGAGACAGCAACCGAACACAGAGACTTAGATGTGTGG ACCACACAGAGTTTGCGAGGTGTCCTCAGCCGCTGCCGATGGGCTCTCCAAGTTTGCCTGTCTCCAGCTGCGAGCTGAATAAAAACACTCGCCGCTGCCACCAGCAGCCGCTCGCCACTCACCTCTCCTGCCGGCTCTACCAGACCTGTGACCACGCCGTGCTCATATCGG GTGGCTGGCAGCAACAGATGACGTTCCAGCATCACGTTGAAAATCTTCAGGGGTTCTATAAAATGCTCCGGAACAATGGCTTCCATAAAGATCACATCAAGACCTTCTTTGCCAGCAGTGGACAACTTCCTG AGGACATAGAGGGCGTGTACTCGGCAACAGAGAAAGCGGTGATTCGTAACCACGTGTCGTACGTCTGCAGGAAGCAACACTGTGCCGACACACTGGTTCTCTACCTGAACTCGCCAACACGCAACGATGGCACCATGCTGCTGTGGGACGCCAACCTCAACGGCATT GCTGATCTGAAGGAGCGATACTCGGTCAATGAGCTGCTGGCCGACCTGGCCGGCTGCAGGGCCACTCGCGTCCTGCTCTTTGTGGATCAGAGCTACAGTGGCGTTCTGTCCAAGAGGCTGCGAGGGTCCCAGAAACACCTCAACGTGGTCCTGATCCCAAAGCAGCCGCGGCAGACCCACAACCACCACAACCAGAGGGTGAACATGGGCTCGGAGGATGGCAGCTGGTCCTACATCCACCCTGCAAACTGCCTGCTGGACCACCTGGGGAAG GCTGCAGGGATATCTCATTTGCTGGAGCCGTGGGCCGGCCTTCTGAACGTGACCCTGGCGGGCGCCCCCTGCAACGCCACGCCGCCGCTGACTGACGGGGAGATGCGACGAGAATACCAGGGCTGCCAGAACCTGCCGACCGCGCTGTGGCACCAGAAACACAGGCGGAccaactga